The following proteins are co-located in the Candidatus Binataceae bacterium genome:
- a CDS encoding PaaI family thioesterase: protein MNAREYNEARKGTWVGDLGIEITSVEPGRLIAQVKVRRELLSPNGFLHAATVVTLADSLCGSGTMDNLPEGARGYTTIELKANLIGTAREGHIECEATLAHGGRTTQVWDARVIAKESGKTIALFRCTQLILYPEPSRQA from the coding sequence ATGAACGCGCGTGAGTACAACGAGGCTCGCAAAGGGACCTGGGTTGGTGACCTCGGTATCGAGATCACCAGCGTCGAGCCGGGTCGATTGATCGCGCAGGTGAAGGTGCGGCGCGAGTTGCTCTCGCCCAATGGCTTCCTGCATGCAGCGACGGTGGTGACGCTCGCCGACAGCCTGTGCGGCTCGGGCACGATGGACAATCTACCCGAGGGCGCACGCGGCTACACCACGATCGAGCTCAAGGCGAACCTCATCGGCACGGCGCGCGAAGGACATATCGAATGCGAGGCGACGCTCGCGCACGGCGGCCGCACAACGCAGGTCTGGGATGCGCGCGTGATCGCCAAAGAGAGCGGCAAGACGATCGCGCTCTTCCGATGCACGCAGCTCATCCTCTATCCGGAGCCCTCGAGACAGGCTTGA
- a CDS encoding antibiotic biosynthesis monooxygenase family protein, whose product MIRAMYRWNITPGKETRFVELWEDGTRQIKATCPGDMGAILIRSTTNRQHYVAIAIWESREAMDEAHRTIEALKLRGPIPELVDVFEEVSEIGLTRPS is encoded by the coding sequence ATGATTCGAGCCATGTATCGATGGAACATCACGCCCGGAAAGGAAACTCGCTTCGTCGAGCTTTGGGAGGACGGCACTCGACAGATCAAAGCAACCTGCCCCGGCGATATGGGCGCAATCCTCATCCGCAGCACGACTAATCGCCAGCACTACGTTGCAATCGCGATCTGGGAGAGCCGCGAGGCGATGGACGAAGCTCACCGCACGATCGAGGCGCTCAAGCTGCGCGGTCCGATCCCCGAGCTGGTCGACGTCTTCGAAGAAGTGAGCGAGATCGGGCTCACCCGCCCGAGTTAA
- a CDS encoding DUF2784 domain-containing protein, translating to MVRWAVLADAVAVFHFAYVAFVGGGCVAILLGVVRGWAWVRGLTFRIVHLVAIGFVFIESLAGIDCPLTVLEGNLREKAGQVHYPGAFIGYWAHRLTFYDVPPWAFTILYGTVTLAIVAGLWWAPPRIDRTGQ from the coding sequence ATGGTCCGTTGGGCGGTCCTCGCGGACGCGGTTGCAGTTTTCCATTTCGCCTACGTGGCGTTCGTCGGCGGTGGATGCGTCGCAATACTGTTGGGAGTCGTGCGCGGCTGGGCCTGGGTGCGCGGCCTAACCTTCCGCATTGTGCATCTGGTCGCGATTGGTTTTGTCTTCATTGAATCCCTGGCGGGAATCGATTGTCCTCTTACTGTGCTCGAGGGCAACCTGCGCGAGAAGGCAGGGCAAGTTCACTATCCCGGCGCCTTTATCGGCTATTGGGCGCACCGTCTGACGTTCTATGATGTTCCGCCGTGGGCATTCACCATACTTTACGGAACCGTGACTTTAGCGATAGTCGCCGGCTTGTGGTGGGCTCCGCCCAGAATCGATAGGACTGGACAATAA
- a CDS encoding AAA family ATPase: MAQSGTVTLLFTDLVNSTVHLQEVGDEAGQRLFNAHHKLITDAITENGGEELEWLGDGALAAFSSSADAVRCAIKIQQTARRPIEGVRLDIRIGIHVGEVLRRGEGYFGTPIVVARRLCDRASEGQILCSWFVVQLLSGRQAFNFNDLGNFNLKGITTPTHVAEVVYERDDPSALITRTPFVGRTEHLRRLSRKLDAACEGQGSVALLTGEAGIGKTRILDELAELARHRGAKILRGTCLDGDWQRPCAPFAEAIMEYAREASADEVQATLKMHAPILARIVPSLRDVIPNLSEPPQLDREEERFRLLDAVAQSLIAIASRAPLLLILDDLHWADRGTVAMLAHVSHFVPENPILMVGAYRESDVDAKHALTGAVASIRRLRNFESIALKGLDASSVDELLTMIGSQAAPPALVESISKETGGNPFFIREVLLHLLEAGKILHEGQGWASQVSIEELGVPEGVRELVGQRLLRISDDARHMLSVGSAFHREFSFEVAAAVAGLDEGAALAASDEAIDARLVRPGGDGDSLEFSHAIIRHTLYAELNPARRVRVHRQIAEQMERKWGERASEHAAELAYQFWRGATATGGERGADYAIAAASNAEAAYDYDEAAALLRIALEMLAADDQRRPRLVGRRALAVTWTINHEEAMSLALAAREQIARTETPCAAIEYCEQVARTMLDAGNTHGAWALAREGLRSIGNRRDIIWASLTEIDIRRQEAEDPQNPGIRIDSAENRELYEVLKTLPREHLASRNFDPPYDSRAEIARDPAPSASVMLMLAGDYRGSVTLQQRDAVECEQRGAIAKAVRAWADTARCHIALGDLTEGRAALDRAYKLSARMSTALGLLSLVAAQGEMHYATDEGWMQLMTNNAAAAFMSGPSAESKWASAMINSYVSYLLAQINQPDLSMQRVNAVLPALEHGAPWARTYCSTACITAATLWMLGRADHAELVERNIRSKVLAQDFRSPMSDARLSLARLCVLQGRFHEAVEWFDKARIVLDEQGARPLRAIADFDQALMYYRRGDSGDDDKAAIFLQKAAHQFKQIGMAGWLRKAEQLQSA, translated from the coding sequence ATGGCGCAGTCGGGAACAGTCACTCTTCTCTTTACTGACCTCGTCAACTCGACTGTCCATTTGCAGGAGGTTGGCGACGAGGCCGGCCAGCGCCTTTTCAACGCGCATCACAAGCTGATCACTGACGCGATCACCGAGAACGGCGGCGAAGAGCTCGAATGGCTCGGCGACGGCGCGCTCGCCGCGTTTTCGTCATCGGCCGACGCGGTACGCTGCGCGATCAAGATCCAGCAAACCGCGCGGCGGCCGATCGAGGGAGTCCGCCTCGATATCCGCATCGGCATCCACGTCGGCGAGGTCTTACGCCGCGGCGAAGGATATTTCGGAACGCCGATCGTCGTCGCGCGCCGCCTCTGCGATCGTGCTTCGGAGGGGCAGATCCTCTGTAGCTGGTTCGTCGTTCAGCTCCTGTCCGGGCGCCAGGCGTTTAACTTCAATGACCTTGGCAACTTCAATCTCAAAGGCATCACCACTCCGACGCATGTCGCCGAGGTCGTTTATGAACGCGACGATCCGTCGGCGCTGATTACGCGCACACCGTTTGTCGGCCGCACCGAACATCTGCGCCGTCTTTCCAGGAAGCTCGACGCGGCCTGCGAGGGACAGGGATCGGTCGCGCTGCTCACCGGCGAAGCTGGAATCGGCAAGACGCGCATCTTGGACGAGCTCGCCGAACTCGCGCGCCATCGCGGCGCGAAAATCCTGCGCGGCACGTGCCTCGATGGCGACTGGCAGCGCCCCTGCGCTCCCTTCGCCGAGGCGATCATGGAATATGCGCGCGAGGCCTCCGCCGACGAGGTGCAGGCGACGCTGAAGATGCATGCACCGATCCTCGCGCGCATCGTGCCGTCGCTGCGCGATGTGATACCGAACCTCTCCGAGCCGCCGCAGCTCGATCGTGAAGAGGAACGCTTCCGCCTGCTCGACGCGGTCGCGCAGTCGTTGATCGCGATCGCGTCGCGAGCGCCGCTGCTCCTGATTCTTGACGATCTGCACTGGGCGGATCGCGGCACCGTTGCGATGCTGGCGCACGTTTCTCATTTCGTGCCCGAGAATCCAATTCTCATGGTGGGCGCGTATCGCGAGTCCGACGTTGACGCCAAGCACGCGCTGACCGGTGCGGTTGCATCGATCAGGCGGCTGCGCAATTTCGAGAGTATCGCACTCAAAGGCCTCGACGCATCGAGCGTCGATGAGTTGCTGACGATGATCGGCAGCCAGGCCGCGCCGCCGGCGCTGGTCGAGAGCATCAGCAAGGAAACGGGCGGCAATCCGTTTTTCATTCGCGAGGTGCTGCTGCATCTGCTCGAGGCCGGCAAGATTCTGCACGAAGGCCAAGGCTGGGCGTCGCAAGTGAGTATCGAAGAGCTTGGCGTTCCCGAGGGCGTGCGCGAGCTCGTCGGTCAGCGGTTGCTCAGAATCTCCGACGATGCGCGCCACATGCTGTCGGTGGGCTCGGCCTTCCATCGCGAATTCTCTTTCGAAGTTGCCGCTGCTGTCGCGGGTCTCGACGAAGGGGCGGCGCTGGCGGCCTCCGACGAGGCGATCGACGCGCGCCTGGTGCGGCCCGGCGGCGACGGCGATTCGCTCGAATTCAGCCACGCGATCATCCGGCATACTCTGTATGCCGAGCTGAATCCCGCGCGCCGCGTCCGCGTCCATCGTCAGATTGCCGAGCAGATGGAACGCAAGTGGGGCGAGCGCGCGAGCGAGCATGCGGCCGAGCTCGCTTACCAGTTCTGGCGCGGCGCCACAGCGACCGGTGGTGAGCGCGGCGCCGACTATGCGATCGCGGCAGCATCGAATGCCGAAGCCGCCTACGACTACGATGAAGCGGCCGCTCTGTTGCGCATCGCGCTCGAGATGCTCGCGGCCGATGATCAGCGTCGCCCACGCCTGGTCGGCCGGCGCGCGCTCGCCGTGACCTGGACCATCAATCATGAGGAGGCGATGAGTCTGGCCCTCGCGGCGCGCGAGCAGATCGCCCGCACGGAAACTCCATGCGCTGCGATTGAGTACTGCGAGCAGGTGGCGCGCACGATGCTCGACGCTGGAAACACACACGGCGCGTGGGCGCTCGCCCGCGAAGGGCTGCGTTCAATCGGCAATCGCCGCGATATCATTTGGGCAAGCCTCACCGAAATTGATATCAGGCGGCAGGAAGCTGAAGATCCTCAGAACCCTGGAATCCGCATCGATTCGGCCGAAAATCGCGAACTGTACGAGGTGCTCAAGACGCTGCCGCGCGAGCATCTCGCCAGCCGCAACTTCGATCCGCCGTACGATTCGCGCGCGGAGATCGCGCGTGATCCCGCCCCGTCCGCGTCGGTCATGCTGATGCTCGCCGGGGACTATCGTGGCAGCGTCACTTTGCAGCAACGCGACGCCGTCGAGTGCGAGCAGCGCGGTGCAATCGCCAAAGCGGTGCGCGCGTGGGCTGATACCGCGCGCTGTCATATTGCGCTCGGCGATCTCACCGAAGGGCGCGCTGCGCTCGATCGCGCATACAAGCTATCGGCCAGGATGAGCACGGCGCTCGGGCTCTTGAGCCTCGTCGCGGCGCAAGGCGAGATGCATTACGCGACTGACGAGGGCTGGATGCAGCTCATGACGAATAATGCAGCGGCGGCGTTCATGAGTGGACCCAGCGCCGAGAGCAAGTGGGCCTCGGCGATGATCAATTCGTACGTGTCATATCTGCTCGCGCAAATTAATCAGCCCGATCTCTCGATGCAGCGCGTCAATGCCGTGCTGCCGGCGCTCGAGCACGGCGCGCCGTGGGCCAGGACATATTGCTCGACCGCATGTATTACGGCGGCGACGCTGTGGATGCTGGGCCGGGCCGATCACGCGGAGCTGGTCGAGCGCAATATTCGATCGAAGGTTCTCGCCCAGGATTTCCGCTCGCCGATGAGCGATGCGCGGCTGTCGCTGGCGCGCCTCTGCGTGCTGCAGGGCCGCTTCCATGAGGCGGTCGAGTGGTTCGATAAGGCGCGTATTGTGCTGGATGAGCAGGGGGCGCGCCCACTGCGTGCAATCGCGGATTTCGATCAGGCGCTGATGTACTATCGCCGCGGCGATTCGGGCGACGACGACAAAGCCGCCATCTTCCTGCAAAAGGCAGCCCACCAATTCAAGCAAATCGGTATGGCAGGTTGGCTCCGAAAGGCAGAGCAGCTTCAATCCGCTTGA
- a CDS encoding tetratricopeptide repeat protein produces the protein MALYDQVSVEMCRKQYDLALKDMNEAIAVNPVAYNYEVRARIHLLQGHDDLAIEDFDRAVAIDPNYAPAYLQLATIYSFAGETESASSNLSKALAADGNDVGVLNGSAWIMATSPDPQLLNGVAAVKYATQACEITSWASAPIIDTLAAAYARQGKYDEAIKWEKEALRILAGRGSASSYKERLALYEEGKPYTQATWTNS, from the coding sequence ATGGCATTGTATGATCAGGTCTCGGTCGAAATGTGCCGCAAGCAGTACGACCTCGCGCTCAAGGACATGAACGAGGCGATTGCCGTGAATCCCGTCGCTTACAACTATGAGGTGCGCGCAAGGATTCATTTGCTCCAGGGCCATGACGATCTTGCGATCGAAGACTTCGATCGCGCCGTCGCAATCGATCCGAACTATGCGCCGGCTTATCTGCAACTTGCCACGATCTACAGCTTTGCGGGCGAAACCGAATCGGCTTCGAGCAATCTGTCGAAGGCGCTTGCGGCCGATGGTAACGACGTGGGCGTCCTGAACGGCTCGGCATGGATTATGGCCACTTCGCCCGACCCGCAACTCTTGAATGGCGTCGCAGCGGTCAAATATGCGACCCAGGCATGCGAGATCACATCATGGGCGAGTGCTCCGATCATCGACACTCTCGCCGCCGCCTACGCGCGCCAAGGCAAGTACGACGAGGCGATCAAATGGGAGAAGGAAGCGCTCAGGATTCTCGCCGGACGCGGATCGGCTTCTAGTTACAAAGAGCGGCTCGCACTCTATGAGGAAGGCAAACCATATACGCAGGCCACATGGACCAATTCATAA